A window of Drosophila subobscura isolate 14011-0131.10 chromosome E, UCBerk_Dsub_1.0, whole genome shotgun sequence contains these coding sequences:
- the LOC117890935 gene encoding general odorant-binding protein 56d-like: MKFLIVLFALVALAVAELQLSDEQKATAHANGALCVQQEGITKEQAMALRSGNFEDADPKVKCFANCFLEKSGFVVDGQIKPDVVLAKLGPIAGVDNVKAVQAKCDSLKGADNCDTAYQLYQCYQKHHSQI; encoded by the exons ATGAAGTTCCTGATTGTCCTCTTCGCCCTGGTGGCTCTCGCCGTTGCT gagctgcagctttCCGATGAGCAGAAGGCCACGGCCCATGCCAATGGCGCTCTGTGCGTCCAGCAGGAGGGCATCACCAAGGAGCAAGCCATGGCGCTGCGCTCCGGCAACTTCGAGGATGCCGATCCCAAGGTCAAGTGTTTCGCCAACTGCTTCCTGGAGAAGTCTGGCTTCGTCGTCGATGGCCAGATCAAGCCCGACGTGGTGCTGGCCAAGCTGGGTCCCATTGCCGGTGTCGACAACGTGAAGGCGGTGCAGGCCAAGTGCGATTCGCTCAAGGGCGCGGACAACTGTGACACCGCCTACCAGCTGTACCAGTGCTATCAAAAGCATCACTCCCAGATCTAG
- the LOC117892597 gene encoding uncharacterized protein LOC117892597 yields MFFRDQILFLLCLGLSDLLPLTWSRSLTVSLNMSMTRSVDEEEQNATKRSLSEDMMQSCIRRTEISMSQLKLFHMSLLNNDYTSDNDVAAPIGPGENNLADGDYGINSQMPYLDLKGNEPLQCFVSCLYESLDVYRYNILLEQAFRQQVQNMLQKEKPAVKECGDLQGRTRCEAAYKLHLCYNHLKTMETEQRIRDIIERSEMAEGNEGLDSEKEPDGDVIDGTQHSNEVNSKEE; encoded by the exons ATGTTTTTTCGCGACCAAATTCTGTTCCTGCTGTGCCTGGGCCTTAGCGatctgctgccactgacatGG AGCCGATCGCTGACCGTCTCGCTGAACATGTCCATGACGCGATCCGtagacgaggaggagcagaatgCAACGAAGAGATCGCTCAGCGAGGACATGATGCAGTCGTGCATTCGCCGGACAGAGATTTCTATGTCGCAGTTGAAGCTCTTCCACATGAGCCTCCTGAACAACGATTACACCAGCGATAATGATGTGGCGGCGCCCATAGGACCGGGAGAGAACAACCTGGCCGACGGGGACTATGGCATCAATTCCCAGATGCCATACCTCGACCTCAAGGGCAACGAGCCGCTGCAATGCTTCGTGAGCTGCTTGTATGAGAGCCTGGACGTGTACCGCTACAACATCCTGCTGGAGCAGGCCTTCCGGCAACAGGTGCAGAACAtgctgcagaaggagaagccagCGGTGAAGGAATGCGGGGACCTCCAGGGACGCACACGCTGCGAGGCGGCCTACAAGCTGCATCTCTGCTACAATCATCTCAAGACCATGGAGACGGAGCAGCGAATCAGGGACATTATCGAGCGCAGCGAAATGGCTGAGGGTAATGAGGGCCTAGACAGCGAGAAGGAGCCCGACGGCGATGTCATCGATGGCACTCAGCACTCCAATGAAGTCAACTCGAAGGAGGAATAA
- the LOC117890932 gene encoding general odorant-binding protein 56a, producing MNVNILAVVLCLGLALYEPVASQSAADLAAYKQKQDSCIKELNIGAAEAALLATDKEVANPSEAVKCYHSCLYKKLGLLTADSKPINDMIVKFAQQRFSSVPADKLKSLLTSCGATKAATTCDYVYTFEMCMVKGVKA from the exons ATGAACGTGAATATTTTGGCAGTAGTACTGTGTCTGGGACTAGCCCTTTATGAGCCTGTGGCA TCCCAGAGCGCGGCAGACTTGGCTGCCTATAAGCAGAAGCAGGATTCATGCATCAAGGAGCTGAACATTGGAGCTGCCGAGGCTGCGCTGCTTGCCACGGACAAAGAGGTGGCCAATCCCTCGGAGGCCGTCAAGTGCTACCACAGCTGCCTGTACAAAAAGTTGGGCCTGCTCACCGCCGACTCGAAGCCCATCAATGATATGATCGTGAAGTTTGCACAGCAACGCTTCAGCAGTGTACCCGCCGACAAGTTGAAGTCTCTGCTGACCAGCTGTGGCGCCACTAAAGCGGCCACCACCTGCGATTACGTGTACACCTTTGAGATGTGCATGGTGAAGGGAGTCAAGGCataa
- the LOC117890933 gene encoding general odorant-binding protein 56a, whose product MNSYFVIALSAVLVALALASPVELNEDQKALAKQHGEQCSKELNLTEEEVAKVKAKDFKNPTENIKCFANCFFEKVGTLKDGELQEEVVLKKLGSFIGEEKTKAALEKCRSIKGDNKCETAVKLHECFEEFKPQVKA is encoded by the exons ATGAACTCCTACTTTGTGATCGCTTTGAGTGCTGTGCTcgtggccctggccctggcctcg CCCGTCGAACTGAATGAAGATCAGAAGGCACTGGCCAAGCAGCATGGCGAGCAGTGCTCCAAGGAACTCAATTTGaccgaggaggaggtggccaaAGTGAAGGCCAAGGACTTCAAGAACCCGACAGAGAACATCAAGTGCTTTGCCAACTGCTTCTTCGAGAAGGTCGGCACCCTGAAGGACGGTGAGCTGCAGGAAGAGGTTGTCCTCAAGAAGTTGGGCTCCTTCATCGGCGAGGAGAAGACCAAGGCTGCCCTGGAAAAGTGCCGCTCCATCAAGGGCGACAACAAATGTGAGACGGCTGTCAAGCTGCACGAGTGCTTCGAGGAATTCAAGCCCCAAGTCAAGGCTTAA